A section of the Phaseolus vulgaris cultivar G19833 chromosome 8, P. vulgaris v2.0, whole genome shotgun sequence genome encodes:
- the LOC137827119 gene encoding cuscuta receptor 1-like — protein sequence MIDGKKLRESLRALSSSIRELHMSYNNFTETILAEDFYDLKNLEDLRLNKNNNMENEFLERIGNLTSLKVLSLTYCEINDTLPVADWSKLKKLEELNLIQNGFEGFLPKSFINMTSLRVLKLSENHFVGKFDSNIATLTSLEYFNFTENQFEIPISFTPFANHSNLKVIYGKGNKVILDSQHSSQIWIPKFQLQKFSLSSTIETSSFQLPKFLSYQKDLRSLDFSSLKLEGGFPHWLLENNTKLNGVFFRNCSLNGTMQLPLHPLRELWSIDVSANTIIGEILSKNISFIYPNLRHLNMSRNHIQGSIPRELCQMELLYELDLSSNQLSGEISEDTFEVGQTIKFLKLSNNKLEGPIFTIPTNLKSLSLNDNNFSGKLSSNIFNTSIVSLDVSNNHLVGKIPSLLKKLSRLSELRMSNNHFEGFIPLELTQLEDLQYLDLSQNNLSGLVPSFLNSFLKFIHLRNNHLTGLSKKMFFGNSPLVMLDLSYNEISGGIQDMIEDLGYSKLIFLLLKGNHITGDIPKQLCQLTNLTMLDLSDNKFSGEIPHCLGTMPFDYKNLDPLLKEIQGISFGKKMSLYSRTSLSQSELKKEKASFISKKRIDTYTGSILAYMSGIDLSNNKLKGNIPHELGNLKRIHTLNLSHNDLIGQIPDSFSKLMQTESLDLSFNKLSGEIPSKLNILTSLEVFSVAHNNLSGPIPESTNQFATFDESSYEGNPFLCGTPLPKSCHRTPTIIPNDLDFDKDNDRLVDMYVFNVSFVVSYTLALLTTAIALYINPFWRQAWFYYMEFVTCYYFIVDNFYRFCNSKNM from the exons ATGATAGATGGAAAAAAGCTAAGGGAGTCATTACGAGCTTTATCATCATCCATTAGGGAGCTTCATATGTCTTACAATAATTTTACAGAAACAATTTTAGCTGAAG ATTTTTATGACTTAAAAAATCTAGAAGATTTGagattgaataaaaataataacatggAGAATGAATTTTTGGAAAGAATTGGAAATTTGACGTCCTTAAAAGTTTTGTCTCTTACATACTGTGAGATCAATGACACCCTTCCTGTTGCtg ATTGGTCTAAGTTGAAGAAGTTGGAAGAGTTAAATCTAATACAAAATGGATTTGAAGGATTTCTTCCCAAATCTTTCATTAACATGACATCTCTTCGGGTGTTGAAACTTTCTGAAAATCACTTCGTGGGAAAGTTTGATTCCAACATTGCAACCCTTACATCACtggaatattttaattttacagaAAACCAATTTGAAATTCCTATTTCATTTACACCATTTGCCAATCATTCAAACCTTAAGGTCATTTATGGTAAAGGCAACAAAGTCATATTGGACTCACAACACAGCTCGCAAATTTGGATTCCAAAATTCCAGTTACAAAAGTTTAGCTTGTCTTCAACCATTGAGACTAGCTCTTTCCAGCTTCCCAAATTTCTTTCTTATCAAAAGGATTTAAGAAGTTTAGATTTCAGTAGTTTGAAGTTGGAAGGAGGATTTCCTCATTGGTTGTTAGAAAACAACACAAAATTGAATggagttttttttagaaattgttCTTTGAATGGTACTATGCAACTACCATTGCATCCCCTTCGTGAGCTATGGAGTATCGATGTGTCTGCTAATACCATAATTGGTGAAATTCTAAGCAAGAATATCAGTTTTATTTATCCAAATTTGAGACATTTAAACATGTCTAGAAACCACATCCAAGGTTCAATTCCTCGTGAGTTATGTCAAATGGAGTTATTGTATGAGTTGGATCTTTCAAGCAACCAACTATCTGGAGAAATATCTGAGGACACATTCGAAGTTGGACAAACAATTAAGTTCTTGAAACTTTCAAATAATAAGCTGGAGGGACCCATTTTTACAATACCCACTAATTTGAAGTCTTTATCATTGAATGATAATAACTTCAGTGGTAAACTTTCTAGCAACATTTTTAACACATCCATCGTCTCATTGGATGTAAGCAATAATCATTTGGTCGGAAAGATTCCAAGCCTTCTGAAAAAATTGTCAAGATTATCGGAACTTCGTATGTCCAATAACCACTTTGAAGGATTCATTCCATTAGAATTAACACAACTTGAAGATCTACAATATTTAGATCTCTCCCAAAATAATTTGTCTGGTCTTGTACCATCATTTCTAAATTCTTTTTTGAAATTTATCCATTTGAGAAATAATCATTTAACAGGATTGTCCAAAAAAATGTTCTTTGGAAACTCTCCTTTAGTGATGCTAGACCTTAGCTACAATGAAATATCTGGTGGCATTCAGGATATGATTGAAGACCTAGGTTATTCAAAGTTGATTTTTCTCCTTTTAAAAGGTAATCACATTACTGGGGATATACCTAAACAGTTATGCCAGTTGACAAATTTAACCATGCTAGATCTTTCAGATAATAAATTTTCTGGAGAAATTCCTCATTGCTTGGGTACAATGCCTTTTGATTAtaagaaccttgatccattatTGAAAGAGATCCAAGGAATCTCCTTTGGTAAGAAGATGTCTTTATACAGTAGAACTTCACTATCACAATCAGAGCTTAAGAAAGAGAAAGCAAGTTTCATTTCGAAGAAAAGAATTGATACTTACACGGGAAGCATCCTTGCTTATATGTCTGGAATTGACTTATCCAATAATAAATTGAAGGGGAATATCCCACACGAGCTTGGAAACTTGAAAAGAATCCACACATTGAATTTGTCTCATAACGATTTGATTGGACAAATTCCAGATTCATTCTCGAAGTTGATGCAAACAGAGAGTTTAGATCTTTCTTTTAATAAGTTGAGTGGTGAAATTCCTTCTAAGCTCAATATTCTAACCTCACTTGAAGTATTTAGTGTGGCACACAACAACTTATCAGGCCCAATACCAGAATCGACAAATCAATTTGCCACATTTGATGAGAGTAGCTACGAGGGTAATCCATTTCTTTGTGGAACTCCATTACCAAAGAGTTGTCATCGAACTCCTACAATTATTCCAAATGACTTGGATTTTGACAAAGACAATGATAGGTTGGTGGACATGTATGTCTTTAATGTGAGCTTTGTTGTGTCATACACATTAGCATTGTTAACAACTGCAATAGCTCTATACATCAATCCTTTTTGGAGGCAAGCATGGTTTTACTACATGGAATTTGTCACTTGTTACTATTTTATTGTGGACAATTTTTATAGGTTTTGTAATTCTAAAAATATGTAA